The genomic window CACAAAACCCAAAAAAATACTCCCCACATCCCCCATAAACACTCTTGCCCTGGGGAAATTAAAAGGCAGGAAACCAATGCAACCTGCTGCAATAACAGTACTCATCAGAAAAACATCCCTGGAATTTAATATAAACCAGGAAAAAAAGGCCATCAGACCGAAACCAACCAAACCGGTTAATCCGGCAATCCCGTTAATCCCGTCCATAAAGTTATAGAAATTGGTCGTGGCAGTTATGAATATCAGCCAGAACAGGAATAGAGCAATTGTCAGCGAAGTGGATGGAAGTCCAGAGAATAGATATATGGTAAATGCTGAAATGACGAACTGACTAAAGAGGCGTATTTTGGAGGAGAGAGTAAAACGGTCTTCAAGAAAGCCAAGAAGTCCGGCTATAATTAGAATTGCAGAAAAATATATGTCTCTTGTAACAAGTATGCCAACTATTACTAACGCGATCCATATCCCTATTCCACCTCCACGCGGTGTGGGAATAGAATGAGAACTGCGCTCATTGGGAACATCTAATGCAGCAATTATGAAACTATTTTTTGATATAACTGCAGAAATGATTGCACTGATAAGAAAGGAACCTATAATACTTACAGTCGTTAACACTTCGGGGGCCTTGAACTATTCTTGTACCACTTAACTGTCTCGCGTATCCCTTCTTCCACAGTAAACGGCGGCCTCCAGCCAAGTACCTTCCTTACCTTACGGCTATCTATGCGAAGAGAGCCAGTAAGCCGTTCTATCTCCGCCCCTTTACCCATAAGCCTGCCTACAGTTTTTAAAAACATTTCCGGCAGCGGGATCAATCTCGCCTTTTTATTCATTGCCCCTGCAATCATCCTGAACAGATCCGGTGTGGAGATATCCTCTCCGTCACTCACCAGAAATGTCTCTCCTGCAGCATCAGGGTGGGTAATACAGGTCTCAATGACATCCACGAGATTGCCTGCAAAGATCAGGCTTCTGCTATTATTTACAAGCGCCAGTGGCAATGGAATATCTCTGCTTACCCAGTTTAAGAGCCTTAAGAAATTCCCCCCTACGCCCGGCCCGTAAATCAGCGGTGGACGTATAATGACCACCTCAATACCATGCTTTATAGCAAGGCCCTGCAATATCTGTTCTGCCTCCCATTTGGAGCGGGCGTATGCGTCAGTAGGACTAACCGGAGAGACCTCTGAATACTGGTACCCCTCAGTCCTCTCCCCATTCACCTTGATAGTACTTAGATAAATGATCCTTCGAACACCCGACTTCACCGCCATGTCAAATAATCGAGCGGCTCCCAGGGTATTTACCCTCCTGTACTCATCCAGTGGATTCGTGGAGGTCTCATGCATCACATGGACCCTTGCGGCAAGATAGACAACTGTGTCAACGTTGTCCAATGCCCCGGCCCAATCGGTTTCAGGTCCAATATCATCTATCATCCGGTAATTCATTTTTCCGGGAAGCATGCCGATTTTTTCAGGTGATCGAACCGTCCCTGAAACGTGATATCCCTTTTCAACCAGACTGTGGCAGAGCATTTTCCCGACAAACCCTGTTGCCCCGGTTACAAATACACTGCTTGTAGTATTCAACTTCAACATAGATTAGAACATATATTAGAACATTTATAGACATATGGGGTCGGACCACGCTAACCCATTAAATTATATTAATAAAAATGATTATTCTGTGCCATTTTCCACCTTAGATATTCATTTTGGACCTGAAAAACATCCATTTAAGAAGTGACAAATGGGTAGGTTATAGCTTTGCCAAGACTTAAATAATATTTCGTTTCAGGAGATATATTGTACATCACTCTAAAGTATCACATAAATTCCTTATGGCCTTGTTAGTGAGGCAAATAATGGCATTCTAAGGGGGTAAAATGAATACTTAAGGAGAGTTATTCCCTTATGAAACAACGGGATCATGCGGTCCGACCCCAGTGCCCAGTCAGCAGTGCCCAGTGCCAGACCCTTTGCGGGCAAACCCCAATAAATCTGCTGACATCTCTTTCATAATATTCTTACGTGTAAACTTATCAATGAACTTCTTCCTGCTTTCCAGATCAACGATACCGGAATACCTTTCATATTTGGCGCTGAAATCATCAATATCGCATGGCCGGAAGATGAGACTGTCAGGAAGGTGCTCCTCTAAAAATTCTTTTGCATAGCCATCAACACCTGCAATAATAGGCTTATACATTGCAGCATACTCAAATATTTTAGAAGGGAGGACTTTTTTGAAGGCCTCATAATTATTTAATTGAAGAAAAAGAA from Nitrospirota bacterium includes these protein-coding regions:
- a CDS encoding glycosyltransferase family 4 protein, producing MLTTVSIIGSFLISAIISAVISKNSFIIAALDVPNERSSHSIPTPRGGGIGIWIALVIVGILVTRDIYFSAILIIAGLLGFLEDRFTLSSKIRLFSQFVISAFTIYLFSGLPSTSLTIALFLFWLIFITATTNFYNFMDGINGIAGLTGLVGFGLMAFFSWFILNSRDVFLMSTVIAAGCIGFLPFNFPRARVFMGDVGSIFLGFVFASFVVRLSTSVEVFLCLIMFLSTFYADSVITIYYRWRRGDNLMQAHRSHLYQYLSNDLKLPHWQVSLLYATVQLLFGVLAILAYQYGVTLQIVVFVLFSGMFVISYYMVKKIKSKIALL
- a CDS encoding SDR family oxidoreductase, translated to MLKLNTTSSVFVTGATGFVGKMLCHSLVEKGYHVSGTVRSPEKIGMLPGKMNYRMIDDIGPETDWAGALDNVDTVVYLAARVHVMHETSTNPLDEYRRVNTLGAARLFDMAVKSGVRRIIYLSTIKVNGERTEGYQYSEVSPVSPTDAYARSKWEAEQILQGLAIKHGIEVVIIRPPLIYGPGVGGNFLRLLNWVSRDIPLPLALVNNSRSLIFAGNLVDVIETCITHPDAAGETFLVSDGEDISTPDLFRMIAGAMNKKARLIPLPEMFLKTVGRLMGKGAEIERLTGSLRIDSRKVRKVLGWRPPFTVEEGIRETVKWYKNSSRPPKC